A single window of Nocardioides kongjuensis DNA harbors:
- a CDS encoding DUF2087 domain-containing protein — protein MTDADAQQVLQRFLSADGRLLDLPTRHAKRLVVLDHVAQRFEPGRRYDWREVDALLVQVHDDHAALRRALVDEGFLTRQSDVYWRSGGTVDV, from the coding sequence ATGACCGACGCCGACGCCCAGCAGGTCCTGCAGCGCTTCCTCTCCGCGGACGGGCGCCTCCTGGACCTGCCCACCCGGCACGCCAAGCGCCTGGTCGTGCTCGACCACGTCGCCCAGCGCTTCGAGCCGGGCCGGCGCTACGACTGGCGCGAGGTCGATGCCCTCCTCGTGCAGGTGCACGACGACCACGCGGCCCTGCGCCGCGCACTCGTCGACGAGGGCTTCTTGACCAGGCAGAGCGACGTCTACTGGCGCAGCGGCGGCACCGTCGACGTCTGA